From a region of the Narcine bancroftii isolate sNarBan1 chromosome 5, sNarBan1.hap1, whole genome shotgun sequence genome:
- the dusp12 gene encoding dual specificity protein phosphatase 12 isoform X2, whose product MNAWTLCRRRMGQRELPCWCIVCRDLPRIQGILVYDHQCINYNFCHFLQNPWMHIIRTSHAGVSRSAAIVTAFIMKTDNLSFEEAYSKLKTVKPDVRINDEFVKQLKLYEIMGCTVDLTSADYKQYRLQKVSEKFPELQNLPKELFAVDPMSLGKTSEAIYRCRKCRRCLFRGSSNLSHVPGTGPIAFAHKRLTQSLRGDQTKCTSYFIEPVQWMKSSLLGVLDGQLLCPKCNSKLGSFNWYGDQCSCGRWVTPAFQIHKSRVDEMKHLNIISVGNVNS is encoded by the exons ATGAATGCGTGGACTTTGTGCAGGAGGCGCATGGGGCAGCGGGAGCTGCCGTGTTGGTGCATTG tctgccgggacctgcccagaatccaaggaattttggtatatgaccaccaatgcatcaactataacttctgccatttccttcagaacccttggatgcatatcatcaggaccag TCATGCAGGAGTTAGCAGAAGTGCTGCCATAGTAACTGCTTTCATAATGAAAACTGATAACCTAAGTTTTGAAGAGGCGTACAGCAAACTTAAAACCGTTAAACCGGATGTCAG GATAAACGATGAGTTTGTGAAGCAGCTAAAGCTGTATGAAATTATGGGCTGCACAGTGGATTTAACAAGTGCTGATTATAAACAATATCGACTTCAGAAAGTCTCTGAAAAGTTCCCAG AACTACAGAATTTACCAAAAGAATTGTTTGCAGTGGATCCTATGAGTCTTGGGAAAACAAGTGAAGCAATCTATAGATGCAGAAAGTGTAG acGTTGTCTTTTTCGAGGCTCAAGTAATTTGTCTCATGTACCTGGAACTGGACCAATAGCTTTCGCTCATAAGAGGTTGACTCAGAGCCTAAGAGGAGATCAGACTAAATGTACATCATATTTCATTGAACCAGTGCAATGGATGAAGTCTTCACTACTTGGTGTTTTGGATGGACag ctGCTTTGCCCAAAATGTAATTCCAAGTTGGGATCTTTCAATTGGTATGGTGATCAGTGTTCCTGTGGACGTTGGGTGACTCCTGCTTTCCAGATTCATAAAAGTCGAGTTGATGAAATGAAACATTTAAATATCATCAGTGTGGGAAATGTGAACAGTTGA
- the dusp12 gene encoding dual specificity protein phosphatase 12 isoform X1, with protein MILVRSGLFLGAARDLVLLPSLSECGISHVLTVDSQEPPPLGNVCSKFVQALDEPCTDLLSLMDECVDFVQEAHGAAGAAVLVHCHAGVSRSAAIVTAFIMKTDNLSFEEAYSKLKTVKPDVRINDEFVKQLKLYEIMGCTVDLTSADYKQYRLQKVSEKFPELQNLPKELFAVDPMSLGKTSEAIYRCRKCRRCLFRGSSNLSHVPGTGPIAFAHKRLTQSLRGDQTKCTSYFIEPVQWMKSSLLGVLDGQLLCPKCNSKLGSFNWYGDQCSCGRWVTPAFQIHKSRVDEMKHLNIISVGNVNS; from the exons ATGATTCTGGTGAGAAGCGGCTTATTCCTGGGTGCAGCCCGTGACTTGGTCTTGCTTCCGAGCCTTTCGGAATGCGGTATCTCCCATGTACTCACCGTGGACTCGCAGGAGCCCCCGCCTCTGGGGAACGTTTGCTCGAAGTTTGTGCAGGCGCTGGACGAGCCTTGCACCGACCTGCTGAGCTTAATGGATGAATGCGTGGACTTTGTGCAGGAGGCGCATGGGGCAGCGGGAGCTGCCGTGTTGGTGCATTG TCATGCAGGAGTTAGCAGAAGTGCTGCCATAGTAACTGCTTTCATAATGAAAACTGATAACCTAAGTTTTGAAGAGGCGTACAGCAAACTTAAAACCGTTAAACCGGATGTCAG GATAAACGATGAGTTTGTGAAGCAGCTAAAGCTGTATGAAATTATGGGCTGCACAGTGGATTTAACAAGTGCTGATTATAAACAATATCGACTTCAGAAAGTCTCTGAAAAGTTCCCAG AACTACAGAATTTACCAAAAGAATTGTTTGCAGTGGATCCTATGAGTCTTGGGAAAACAAGTGAAGCAATCTATAGATGCAGAAAGTGTAG acGTTGTCTTTTTCGAGGCTCAAGTAATTTGTCTCATGTACCTGGAACTGGACCAATAGCTTTCGCTCATAAGAGGTTGACTCAGAGCCTAAGAGGAGATCAGACTAAATGTACATCATATTTCATTGAACCAGTGCAATGGATGAAGTCTTCACTACTTGGTGTTTTGGATGGACag ctGCTTTGCCCAAAATGTAATTCCAAGTTGGGATCTTTCAATTGGTATGGTGATCAGTGTTCCTGTGGACGTTGGGTGACTCCTGCTTTCCAGATTCATAAAAGTCGAGTTGATGAAATGAAACATTTAAATATCATCAGTGTGGGAAATGTGAACAGTTGA